A region of Flavobacterium album DNA encodes the following proteins:
- a CDS encoding LacI family DNA-binding transcriptional regulator, giving the protein MKQKATLKQIAKELNVSVSTVSKALSNSPEISEPTKIKVQEFAKLKNYKPNNIAVNLKSKRSKTIGVIIPNILNPFFAKVFSGIEKGANDKGYNVITCISNESLEKEIHAMDMLSNGTIDGFILSISEETQKEQEFRHFKDAISDDLPIVMFDRISDEINCDKVIVDDFEASKDAVNHLIKLDCKNIALVSSIDNLSVGKLRAEGYMKALKDKGYNINNDIIIRTDNTDDFDEKLKKLFDSKKVDGIFALDEHASVMAMKAAIKRGIKIPEELCIIGFADGVWSRRLTPSLSTISQHGPEIGEAAAEMLIKRLEAKEGEEPQYETRVIKTELRQRESTRKL; this is encoded by the coding sequence ATGAAACAAAAAGCAACACTGAAGCAGATAGCAAAAGAACTGAACGTATCAGTATCTACAGTTTCCAAGGCATTGAGCAACAGCCCTGAGATAAGTGAGCCTACAAAGATCAAGGTGCAGGAATTTGCAAAGCTTAAGAACTATAAGCCTAATAATATTGCGGTAAATCTTAAGAGCAAGCGCTCCAAAACCATTGGGGTGATCATCCCGAATATCCTGAACCCGTTTTTTGCAAAGGTGTTCAGCGGTATCGAGAAAGGCGCCAATGACAAAGGGTACAATGTAATCACCTGTATTTCCAACGAGTCGCTTGAGAAAGAGATCCATGCCATGGACATGCTGAGCAACGGTACCATTGACGGCTTTATACTGTCAATATCCGAAGAAACGCAGAAAGAGCAGGAGTTCAGGCATTTTAAGGACGCTATCTCTGATGATCTGCCGATAGTGATGTTCGACAGGATTTCCGATGAGATAAATTGCGACAAAGTGATAGTGGATGATTTTGAAGCGTCCAAGGATGCCGTTAACCACCTCATAAAGCTGGATTGCAAAAACATAGCGCTGGTATCAAGCATTGACAACCTCAGCGTGGGCAAGCTGAGGGCCGAAGGCTATATGAAAGCCCTGAAAGATAAGGGCTACAATATTAATAACGATATCATCATACGTACCGACAACACCGATGATTTTGATGAAAAACTCAAAAAACTATTCGATTCGAAAAAGGTAGATGGTATTTTTGCCCTCGATGAGCACGCATCGGTTATGGCAATGAAGGCTGCCATTAAGCGCGGCATAAAGATACCTGAGGAGTTGTGCATAATAGGGTTTGCCGATGGGGTATGGTCACGCCGCCTTACGCCAAGCCTTTCCACCATCAGCCAGCACGGCCCCGAAATAGGGGAGGCCGCCGCCGAAATGCTCATAAAAAGGCTCGAAGCCAAAGAAGGCGAGGAGCCGCAATATGAAACCCGTGTTATAAAAACCGAACTAAGGCAACGGGAATCTACCCGCAAGCTATAA
- a CDS encoding polysaccharide deacetylase family protein encodes MKFYWVKTRWFIRKLFPGYVWNISNDTKTVYLTFDDGPTPEVTEWVLGVLKEHDIKATFFCIGNNIQKHPDIFRKVVEGGHSIGNHTFNHLNGWNTDDFTYFENIEACEKWIGSISGTKLFRPPYGKIKRSQKKEVLKMGYKIVMWDVLSADFDQSISPEKCLHNVVRNTTDGSVIIFHDSIKANINMRYALPKAIEYLKEKGFRFAAIC; translated from the coding sequence ATGAAATTCTATTGGGTAAAAACGCGGTGGTTTATCAGGAAATTATTTCCCGGTTACGTGTGGAATATCTCCAATGACACCAAAACCGTCTACCTCACCTTTGATGACGGCCCCACGCCCGAAGTAACCGAATGGGTGCTCGGTGTACTTAAAGAGCATGATATTAAAGCTACGTTCTTTTGCATTGGCAACAATATCCAAAAACATCCCGATATCTTTAGAAAAGTTGTAGAAGGCGGGCACTCTATTGGCAATCATACCTTCAACCACCTCAACGGCTGGAATACGGATGACTTTACATATTTTGAAAACATTGAAGCCTGCGAGAAATGGATAGGCAGCATTTCGGGGACAAAATTGTTCCGTCCGCCGTATGGCAAAATAAAAAGGTCGCAGAAAAAAGAAGTGCTGAAGATGGGCTACAAGATCGTAATGTGGGATGTGCTAAGCGCCGACTTCGACCAAAGCATCAGTCCTGAAAAATGCCTCCATAATGTAGTACGGAATACCACAGATGGCAGTGTCATTATATTCCACGACAGCATTAAGGCAAATATAAATATGCGCTATGCATTGCCAAAAGCAATTGAATATTTAAAAGAAAAGGGATTCCGGTTCGCGGCTATATGCTAA
- a CDS encoding thioredoxin family protein has product MSKFGELINSHVPVLIDFYTEWNEPSVSMHPVIRDVAAALGDKAKVIKIDIDKNQELADALRIKGLPTLMIYKDGQMVWRQSGELDANTIIGLVQEQI; this is encoded by the coding sequence ATGTCAAAATTTGGAGAACTTATAAACTCCCATGTGCCTGTACTTATCGATTTTTATACGGAATGGAATGAGCCTTCGGTATCCATGCACCCGGTTATAAGGGATGTTGCTGCCGCGCTTGGAGACAAGGCTAAGGTCATAAAAATTGATATCGATAAAAACCAGGAGCTGGCCGATGCCCTCAGGATAAAAGGCCTGCCTACACTGATGATCTACAAGGACGGGCAAATGGTATGGAGGCAAAGCGGCGAGCTGGATGCCAACACTATCATAGGCCTTGTACAGGAACAGATTTAG
- a CDS encoding metallophosphoesterase yields MRRAFIFILIAIILGEVYTFFAVKTVVKARWMLWAYAGISLFIIAFIIWSFTQYDRTVGPNKRSLFTVGLMLLTVVPKMIVGIILLGEDVFRIIGGLIRSFLGNEEQSFLQERRKFVSQVALGLAAIPFLSLLYGMKWGKYNYKVRKETIYFPDLPENFDGMTITQISDIHSGSFDDAEEIGHAIDLVNQQNSDLILFTGDIVNTHAEEMHPWIEAFKRIESAPLGKYSVLGNHDYGEYVEWPSQKAKLQNFEDIKDLHRQIDFKLLLNEHVKIEKGGQEIMLVGVENWGVNFKQAGDLSKASQGLTPEDFKILMSHDPSHWEAEVKNHKNNYHLTLSGHTHGLQFGIEIPGFFKWSPVEYVYKQWAGLYENVGRYVYVNRGFGFHGYPGRVGIWPEITVIELKKGQKVS; encoded by the coding sequence ATGCGTCGCGCTTTCATCTTCATCCTCATAGCCATTATCCTTGGCGAAGTCTATACTTTCTTTGCAGTCAAAACAGTCGTTAAAGCCCGTTGGATGCTTTGGGCTTATGCAGGCATTTCACTGTTTATCATTGCGTTTATCATCTGGTCATTCACCCAGTACGACCGTACTGTGGGCCCTAACAAGCGCTCCCTCTTTACCGTTGGGCTGATGCTGCTTACGGTTGTCCCGAAAATGATCGTAGGCATAATACTCCTGGGCGAAGATGTATTCCGTATCATCGGCGGCCTCATCAGGTCGTTCCTGGGCAATGAGGAGCAGTCATTCTTACAGGAACGCCGGAAATTCGTAAGCCAGGTCGCTTTAGGCCTGGCCGCTATCCCATTCCTTTCGCTCCTTTACGGAATGAAATGGGGAAAATACAATTATAAAGTACGAAAAGAGACGATTTATTTTCCAGACCTGCCCGAAAATTTCGACGGGATGACCATCACGCAGATATCCGATATCCACAGCGGCAGCTTCGACGATGCCGAAGAGATCGGGCACGCCATAGACCTTGTCAACCAGCAAAACAGCGACCTCATCCTTTTTACGGGCGATATCGTGAATACCCATGCCGAAGAGATGCACCCGTGGATCGAGGCTTTCAAAAGAATCGAGTCGGCTCCCCTGGGCAAGTATTCAGTGCTGGGCAACCATGATTACGGGGAGTATGTAGAATGGCCTTCGCAAAAAGCAAAGCTCCAGAATTTCGAGGACATCAAAGACCTCCACAGGCAGATCGATTTCAAGCTGCTGCTTAATGAGCATGTAAAGATTGAAAAAGGCGGGCAGGAAATCATGCTGGTTGGCGTAGAGAACTGGGGCGTTAACTTTAAGCAGGCTGGTGACCTGAGCAAGGCTTCACAGGGGCTTACACCGGAAGACTTCAAGATACTTATGAGCCACGACCCGTCTCACTGGGAAGCCGAAGTGAAGAACCATAAAAACAATTACCACCTTACCCTTAGCGGGCATACCCACGGCCTGCAGTTCGGGATAGAGATACCAGGATTTTTCAAGTGGAGCCCAGTGGAATATGTCTACAAACAGTGGGCAGGACTGTACGAAAACGTTGGGCGTTATGTGTACGTAAACCGCGGTTTTGGCTTCCATGGCTATCCCGGCCGGGTGGGCATATGGCCAGAGATTACAGTTATTGAACTAAAAAAAGGCCAAAAGGTATCATAA
- a CDS encoding glycosyltransferase family 117 protein — protein sequence MITFNFKKWNTILGWTVFTIALITYAMTVEPTMSFWDCGEYIATAAKLEVGHPPGAPLFQMVGAFFALFAFGHDDKIALSVNMVSVFSSAFTILFMFWSLTIVLRNLISRFSELNNNNAIAILGASAVGSLAFTFSDSFWFNAVEAEVYAMASLFIALLLWLGLRWEEEMHTPRGNKWLLIISLVVGLSFGVHFMALLVIPSIGFIYFFKNYAKVTVKSFIIANVVIVAILLFIFKLLLPYTMALFGKTEIFMVNSLGMPFNSGTIFVALAIIAFFYFGFSYTKKKGYALYNTLLLCVLFILIGFSTWMMLPIRANANVVINENKPSDAAEVLAYYNREQYGEQKLFYGPMFSDTYAGLDKVRPYEDEKPNYQRDYKTGKYVIVNNYKNAKQNTDDNHKGFMPRMWSTEHAANYMRFTKPLDFRLDPSYDFADDLARYGLPVDQMSEQDLGMAMAEARSQIEGAIAEFRTEFRKGNVDLEDYDKFLNKYSRYLIVEKPSFASNMQYMFEFQFGYMYWRYLMWNFTGRQNDIQGRYDNLDGNWISGIKPIDTIFRGPQDNLPSDQANNKGRNVYFFLPFILGLIGFAFHAKKDAKSFYVLLALFLFTGLALKIYLNERPFEPRERDYALVGSFYVFAIWIGIGVYAIYDTIKKYMQPKIAGPVVIGVTLLAAPVLMASQNWDDHDRSDRYTALAMAKAYLSSCDKDAILFTIGDNDTFPLWYAQEIEGYRTDVRIVNTSLLMTDWYIDQMKAKAYESEPMPISFTHEQYKQGTRDYMFFDKGTDARWAIGDFIKFIATDDPRAQRELSNGHMVNFYPTNKIRMMVNRDEIIKNKFVSPKLYDSIVPYIDIDIKGDALYKNRLMMLDIFYRNNWKRPIYFTGGSFGDDDYLWMKDYLQLDGMVYKLVPVKTPIPKDGSPLDMGYIDTDKMYNIVMSWDWGNSESPKIYHDPETRKNSITYRTNLARLMEALIKEGRKDKAKNIIDLAMKKMPVEYYEYYTLLEPFAGGYYDIGEKAEARKLLDKVIKKYQENLDFFAGYSPSEQKDAHIDIITSIERYRSLLYIMDDHGDKEYYEAAKKVFNKYNGRFKMHRREDL from the coding sequence ATGATAACATTCAATTTCAAAAAATGGAATACCATCCTCGGGTGGACCGTTTTTACTATTGCCCTTATTACCTACGCAATGACTGTAGAGCCTACCATGAGCTTTTGGGATTGCGGGGAATATATTGCCACAGCTGCCAAGCTTGAAGTAGGCCACCCGCCGGGAGCGCCGCTTTTCCAGATGGTAGGCGCTTTCTTTGCCCTTTTCGCCTTTGGCCATGACGATAAAATAGCATTGTCGGTGAATATGGTTTCGGTATTCTCGAGCGCGTTTACCATACTGTTCATGTTTTGGTCGCTTACCATAGTACTGCGCAACCTTATCAGCAGGTTTTCAGAACTCAACAATAACAATGCGATTGCCATACTTGGGGCTTCGGCGGTGGGCAGCCTTGCTTTTACCTTCTCCGACAGCTTCTGGTTCAATGCCGTAGAGGCAGAAGTATATGCCATGGCATCGCTTTTCATCGCACTGCTGCTTTGGCTCGGCCTTCGCTGGGAAGAAGAAATGCATACGCCGCGTGGCAACAAATGGCTGCTAATTATATCCCTTGTTGTAGGGCTTTCGTTCGGGGTGCACTTCATGGCGCTCCTTGTCATTCCTTCCATAGGATTCATTTACTTCTTTAAGAACTACGCAAAAGTTACGGTAAAGAGCTTCATCATAGCCAATGTGGTTATCGTGGCCATACTGCTTTTCATATTCAAGCTATTACTCCCTTATACTATGGCGCTTTTCGGGAAGACCGAAATATTCATGGTAAATTCGTTGGGAATGCCTTTCAACTCGGGGACAATTTTCGTTGCCCTTGCCATCATCGCTTTCTTTTATTTCGGCTTTAGCTATACAAAGAAAAAAGGCTATGCGCTGTACAACACCTTGCTGCTGTGCGTACTGTTCATCCTTATCGGTTTCTCTACTTGGATGATGCTGCCGATACGTGCCAATGCGAATGTTGTCATCAATGAGAACAAGCCCTCGGATGCGGCTGAGGTACTGGCCTATTATAACAGGGAACAGTATGGTGAGCAGAAACTTTTTTACGGACCGATGTTCTCGGATACCTACGCGGGGCTTGATAAGGTAAGGCCTTATGAAGACGAAAAGCCCAACTACCAGAGGGATTATAAAACCGGCAAATATGTTATAGTGAACAACTATAAAAATGCTAAGCAAAATACCGATGACAACCACAAAGGCTTTATGCCAAGGATGTGGAGCACCGAGCACGCCGCCAACTATATGAGGTTTACCAAGCCGCTTGACTTCAGGCTGGACCCGTCATACGATTTTGCCGACGACCTCGCGCGCTACGGCCTGCCTGTAGACCAGATGAGCGAGCAGGATCTTGGTATGGCTATGGCAGAGGCACGCAGCCAGATAGAGGGCGCTATTGCCGAGTTCAGGACGGAATTCCGCAAAGGAAATGTAGACCTTGAGGACTATGACAAATTCCTGAACAAATACAGCAGGTACCTTATTGTAGAGAAGCCTTCTTTTGCATCCAATATGCAATATATGTTCGAATTCCAGTTCGGCTATATGTACTGGCGTTACCTGATGTGGAACTTTACCGGAAGGCAGAACGACATACAGGGCCGTTATGACAATCTTGACGGCAACTGGATAAGCGGCATCAAGCCTATAGATACCATCTTCCGGGGACCGCAGGACAACCTGCCGTCTGACCAGGCGAACAACAAGGGGCGCAATGTGTATTTCTTCCTTCCGTTCATCCTTGGGCTTATCGGTTTTGCTTTCCATGCCAAAAAAGATGCGAAGAGCTTCTATGTATTGCTGGCGCTGTTTCTGTTTACAGGGCTCGCGCTGAAGATATACCTTAACGAGAGGCCGTTCGAGCCGCGTGAGCGTGACTATGCGCTGGTTGGTTCGTTCTATGTTTTCGCTATATGGATAGGTATTGGCGTTTATGCGATATACGACACCATTAAAAAATACATGCAGCCAAAAATTGCCGGGCCTGTGGTTATAGGGGTAACATTGCTTGCTGCACCGGTGCTTATGGCTTCGCAAAACTGGGACGACCACGACCGCTCCGACCGCTACACTGCACTTGCCATGGCGAAAGCCTACCTGTCGTCGTGTGATAAGGATGCGATACTCTTTACCATTGGAGATAATGACACCTTCCCGTTGTGGTATGCACAGGAGATCGAAGGCTACCGTACCGATGTGCGTATCGTCAACACAAGCTTATTAATGACGGACTGGTATATCGACCAGATGAAGGCCAAGGCCTATGAGTCGGAGCCGATGCCGATCTCGTTTACCCACGAGCAGTACAAGCAGGGAACACGCGATTATATGTTCTTTGATAAAGGTACCGATGCACGCTGGGCGATTGGCGACTTTATCAAATTCATTGCTACCGACGACCCGCGTGCGCAAAGGGAACTGAGCAACGGCCACATGGTAAATTTCTATCCGACCAATAAAATACGTATGATGGTCAATAGGGACGAGATCATCAAAAATAAATTCGTTTCGCCGAAATTATACGATTCTATTGTTCCTTATATTGATATCGACATAAAAGGTGATGCCCTGTATAAAAACCGCCTGATGATGCTCGATATCTTCTACCGTAATAACTGGAAAAGGCCGATATATTTCACTGGGGGCAGCTTTGGCGACGATGATTACCTGTGGATGAAAGACTACCTGCAGCTTGACGGTATGGTGTACAAGCTGGTGCCGGTAAAAACACCAATACCGAAAGATGGCAGTCCGCTGGATATGGGCTATATTGACACTGATAAGATGTACAATATCGTGATGTCTTGGGATTGGGGCAACAGCGAAAGCCCGAAAATTTACCACGACCCCGAAACCCGCAAGAACAGTATTACCTACCGCACCAACCTGGCCAGGCTGATGGAAGCCTTAATAAAAGAGGGCAGGAAAGACAAGGCGAAAAACATCATTGACCTCGCTATGAAAAAAATGCCGGTAGAATATTACGAATACTATACACTGCTCGAGCCGTTTGCAGGAGGCTACTATGATATAGGCGAAAAAGCCGAAGCCCGCAAGCTGCTGGATAAAGTGATCAAGAAATACCAGGAAAACCTCGACTTCTTTGCCGGTTATTCGCCATCAGAGCAGAAAGATGCGCACATAGATATTATTACCAGCATAGAGCGCTACAGGAGCTTGCTTTATATCATGGATGATCACGGCGATAAAGAATACTATGAAGCTGCCAAAAAGGTATTCAACAAATACAATGGCAGGTTCAAGATGCACAGGAGAGAGGATTTGTAG